A single window of Pieris rapae chromosome 4, ilPieRapa1.1, whole genome shotgun sequence DNA harbors:
- the LOC111003065 gene encoding mitochondrial carrier homolog 2-like has translation MDEIEKEKISALPSQLLVTAICHPMEYAKVLIQLGYEPLPPRRSTTLFGRPAMILPNVFQYIKHIKKSDGFFGCYRGLSARILGLVASSQLSSKVIYVCGIDLPEINDPPNIVNDDEPKFEDYFKLARRDMIMHSASLVVSYPFHVVTVRMMASFVGKEEDYSSLMGAIVSIYRDDGILGFFHGIVPKLIGDLVCVTITGVLAYYVNKYLVKTKDLRYYTVPLLTFITSTITYPLMVVSTCMAVVGSSLKAGNPPVMPKYPSWQACWKDLVRNKQHKRGSSLIFRYYIAPIAAMQ, from the coding sequence ATGgatgaaattgaaaaagaaaagataTCAGCTTTGCCATCGCAATTACTAGTCACCGCAATATGCCACCCCATGGAATATGCAAAGGTTTTGATTCAATTGGGCTACGAACCTTTACCGCCGCGCCGATCAACTACTCTGTTTGGAAGGCCTGCCATGATATTACCTAATGTTTTTCAATACATCAAGCACATTAAGAAGTCGGATGGTTTCTTTGGATGTTACCGAGGCCTTTCAGCTAGAATACTTGGTTTGGTCGCCTCCAGTCAGCTGTCCTCTAAGGTAATTTATGTTTGCGGCATTGACTTGCCCGAAATTAATGATCCTCCTAACATTGTCAATGACGATGAGCCTAAATTTGAAGACTACTTTAAGTTAGCTCGTCGTGATATGATTATGCACAGTGCCTCTCTTGTAGTTTCCTACCCTTTTCATGTGGTTACTGTAAGAATGATGGCTTCATTTGTTGGTAAAGAAGAGGACTACAGCTCTTTAATGGGAGCTATTGTGTCAATATATAGGGATGATGGTATACTAGGATTCTTCCATGGTATAGTGCCTAAATTGATTGGTGATTTGGTTTGTGTAACCATAACCGGGGTTCTGGCATATTATGTCAACAAATATCTGGTGAAGACTAAGGACCTGAGATACTATACTGTACCTCTGCTCACTTTTATTACAAGTACTATTACTTATCCCTTGATGGTTGTCTCCACTTGCATGGCTGTAGTGGGCAGCAGTCTTAAGGCTGGAAACCCACCTGTAATGCCTAAGTATCCTTCATGGCAAGCTTGCTGGAAAGATCTAGTAAGAAATAAACAGCACAAGCGAGGTTCGTCTTTAATCTTTAGATACTACATAGCTCCAATTGCAGCaatgcaataa